The proteins below come from a single Spiroplasma endosymbiont of Atherix ibis genomic window:
- the dnaN gene encoding DNA polymerase III subunit beta, protein MFFSINRLIFIEEINKCNRIIDSKTPTPSLSGILLEVEADKISLISSNTSMSIKTIIDIGTSDLIIKETGSILIRGKYFIEILRRMDDEAINISSVEDNLVFLSGEKSEFSLNILNYIDYPLIAFREKGNSVVVNNIDLKKSLNQTIISVNEWNQKIVLAGLNFSLDNSMFYITGTDGFRVSRKRTNLLDKIPEKFETNIPHKSLLEVIKLLPEKGECKIVSTESHVTFIINNTIFQTIILEGQFPNVNAVFPTDFNTTLYMENKKFFKLISRADIPSEDNASTVVNLILNNDSIFIKSNIHQIGSFEEVFKDFELKGLDEQNICFNSKYLIDSLKTFETKNIEINLIDSKKPIVISSSEDMNLSQIILPMFSN, encoded by the coding sequence ATGTTTTTTAGTATAAATAGATTAATTTTTATAGAAGAAATAAATAAATGTAATAGAATTATAGATTCAAAAACACCAACACCTAGTTTATCTGGAATTTTATTGGAAGTTGAAGCTGATAAAATATCTTTGATATCTTCTAATACTTCTATGTCTATTAAAACAATTATAGATATAGGAACAAGTGATTTAATAATTAAAGAAACAGGTTCAATTTTAATAAGAGGAAAATATTTTATTGAAATTTTAAGAAGAATGGATGATGAAGCTATTAATATTTCAAGTGTTGAAGATAATCTTGTTTTTCTATCAGGAGAAAAATCAGAATTCTCGCTTAATATTTTAAATTATATAGATTATCCTTTAATTGCTTTTAGAGAAAAAGGAAATAGTGTAGTTGTAAATAATATAGATCTTAAAAAAAGTCTTAATCAAACAATCATTTCAGTTAATGAATGAAATCAAAAGATAGTTCTAGCTGGATTAAATTTTTCATTAGATAATTCTATGTTTTATATTACAGGAACTGATGGTTTTAGAGTTTCAAGAAAAAGAACTAATTTATTAGATAAAATTCCTGAAAAATTTGAAACAAATATTCCTCATAAAAGTTTGTTGGAAGTTATTAAATTACTTCCTGAAAAAGGAGAATGTAAAATTGTTTCAACAGAAAGTCATGTTACTTTTATAATTAATAATACAATTTTTCAAACAATAATATTGGAAGGACAATTTCCAAATGTAAATGCAGTATTTCCAACTGATTTTAATACAACATTATATATGGAAAATAAAAAATTTTTTAAATTAATTTCTAGAGCAGATATTCCAAGTGAAGATAATGCATCAACAGTTGTAAATTTAATTTTAAACAATGATAGTATTTTTATTAAATCAAATATTCATCAAATTGGAAGTTTTGAAGAAGTTTTTAAAGATTTTGAATTAAAAGGATTAGATGAACAAAATATTTGCTTTAACTCAAAATATTTAATTGATTCATTAAAAACTTTTGAAACAAAAAATATAGAAATTAATTTAATTGATTCTAAAAAACCAATAGTAATTTCTTCATCAGAAGATATGAACTTAAGTCAAATAATATTACCTATGTTTTCAAATTAA
- the gyrB gene encoding DNA topoisomerase (ATP-hydrolyzing) subunit B, with translation MEKNKYGASQIQVLEGLEAVRKRPGMYIGNTNKAGLHHMIWEILDNSVDEALAGFCNEISIFITEKNEIIIQDNGRGIPVDIHPKTGKTTLETIFNVLHAGGKFDESTYKVSGGLHGVGASVVNALSLYVEAMILRDEKIYHQKFSEGGTKASKIKEIGISDSNGSIIKFKPDPEIFKETIEFDFKIIQGKIKQLAFLNKKLKLNLYDQRTDKFISYIFEDGIKDYIKEINSGKEKVHDEIFYISNSSNDIEVEISIQYNETYDENVFSFCNNIFTSEGGSHEEGFKSSLIKSINLYINNSKSFKGNKFTWDDLKEGIVSVISIKHRDPLYEGQTKAKLSNNDAKEAVSEVLNESFKEFLLKNPNDAKKIIEKILISQKARKAAQRAREDTRRKSAIDNFSLPGKLADCESKDIEECELYLVEGDSAGGSAKTGRNRRTQAILSLRGKVLNVEKVKQSKVFDNNEIQSIIAAVGIGVKKDINLKKLRYGKIIIMTDADVDGAHIRVLLLTFFYRYMKELILNGNVYIAQPPLYKIDAGKNNVDYAYNDMELEQLKEEKYNKLKYTIQRYKGLGEMDPIQLWETTMDPNRRTMIQIKVEDAFLANEVFSSLMGENVDLRKQFITENAQFVENIDI, from the coding sequence ATGGAAAAAAATAAGTATGGAGCTAGTCAAATTCAAGTTCTTGAAGGGCTAGAAGCTGTTAGAAAAAGACCTGGTATGTATATTGGAAATACAAATAAAGCAGGTCTTCATCATATGATTTGAGAAATATTAGATAACTCTGTTGACGAAGCATTAGCAGGTTTTTGTAATGAAATATCTATTTTTATAACTGAAAAAAATGAAATAATAATTCAAGACAATGGTAGAGGAATTCCTGTTGATATACATCCAAAAACTGGAAAAACAACTTTGGAAACAATTTTTAATGTTTTGCATGCTGGGGGTAAATTTGATGAATCTACCTATAAAGTTTCAGGTGGACTACATGGAGTTGGAGCATCAGTTGTTAATGCACTTTCTTTATATGTTGAAGCAATGATTTTAAGAGATGAAAAAATCTATCATCAAAAATTTTCAGAAGGTGGAACTAAGGCATCTAAAATTAAAGAAATTGGTATTTCTGACTCAAATGGTTCAATTATTAAATTTAAACCAGATCCAGAAATTTTTAAAGAAACTATAGAATTTGATTTTAAAATTATTCAAGGAAAAATTAAACAATTAGCTTTTTTAAATAAAAAACTTAAACTAAATTTATATGATCAAAGAACAGATAAATTTATAAGCTATATTTTTGAAGATGGAATTAAAGATTATATAAAAGAAATTAATAGTGGAAAAGAAAAAGTACATGATGAAATTTTTTATATTTCTAATAGTTCAAATGATATTGAAGTTGAAATATCAATTCAATATAATGAAACATATGATGAAAATGTTTTTTCATTTTGTAATAATATTTTTACTTCTGAAGGTGGTTCACATGAAGAAGGATTTAAAAGTTCACTTATAAAATCAATTAACTTATATATAAATAATTCAAAAAGTTTTAAAGGTAATAAATTTACTTGAGATGATTTAAAAGAAGGAATTGTTTCTGTTATTTCTATAAAACATAGAGACCCATTATATGAAGGACAAACAAAAGCAAAACTTTCTAATAATGATGCTAAAGAAGCAGTTTCAGAAGTTTTAAATGAATCATTTAAAGAATTTTTATTAAAGAATCCTAATGATGCTAAAAAAATAATAGAGAAAATTTTAATTTCTCAAAAAGCAAGAAAGGCAGCACAAAGAGCTAGAGAAGATACGAGAAGAAAATCAGCAATTGATAATTTCTCACTTCCTGGGAAGTTAGCTGATTGTGAATCTAAAGATATAGAAGAGTGTGAATTATATTTAGTTGAGGGAGACTCAGCTGGGGGAAGTGCAAAAACAGGTAGAAATAGAAGAACTCAAGCTATACTTTCTTTAAGAGGAAAAGTTCTGAATGTTGAAAAAGTAAAACAGTCAAAAGTATTTGATAATAATGAAATTCAATCAATTATAGCTGCAGTTGGAATAGGCGTTAAAAAAGATATTAATCTTAAAAAATTAAGATATGGAAAAATAATAATTATGACAGATGCAGATGTTGATGGAGCTCATATTAGAGTTTTATTATTAACATTCTTTTATAGATATATGAAAGAATTGATTTTAAATGGAAATGTATATATTGCTCAACCTCCTCTTTATAAAATTGACGCTGGAAAAAATAATGTGGATTATGCATATAATGATATGGAATTAGAACAATTAAAAGAAGAAAAATATAATAAGTTAAAATATACAATTCAAAGGTATAAAGGACTTGGAGAAATGGATCCAATTCAATTATGAGAAACAACAATGGATCCAAATAGAAGAACAATGATACAAATCAAGGTAGAAGATGCATTTCTTGCAAATGAAGTTTTTTCAAGTTTAATGGGAGAAAATGTGGATTTAAGAAAGCAATTTATTACTGAAAATGCTCAATTTGTAGAAAATATAGATATTTAA
- the gyrA gene encoding DNA topoisomerase (ATP-hydrolyzing) subunit A, with amino-acid sequence MSNIKHERILEMDIKNEVEKDFLEYSMSVIVSRALPDLKDGLKPVHRRIIYAMNDLKITSDTPHKKSARIVGEVIGKYHPHGDSSVYEAMVRMSQDFSYRYPLVEGHGNFGSIDGDGAAAMRYTEARLAKITSVLLKDIDMDTVPFVDNYDASEKEPKYLTGYFPNLLVNGATGIAVGMATNIPPHNLKEVIQAIVTYIKNEEITIDDILKYIKGPDFPTGALMTNGKSMIDGYKTGRGNLIIRSKIDIEETNKNQRIVISEIPYQTNKLKIVEKIAELYKNKFISGISDIRDESNYEGIRIVVELQKNSNPQLIIKKLYKYTNLQSNFAINMLSLNNGIPVVLNIRDIIKFYVKYQIEIIIKRSIFERNKLKARLHILSAIRITLDNIDKIIKIIKESKTTEIANQKLFEEFGFDEKQSKAILDMRLQRLVGLEREKIELDIKNIEIRISELEEILASKEKQNNLLIEQLEEISQKFGDDRRTKIIEEDETQIDEEELIQDSQMLITLSEQGYIRRLSNEEFKTQKRGGKGIIINNNQDDNLVIAKIGKIKDDVLFFTDEGKIYRIKGYNITQFSRNARGVPIINFIGINSSEKVTSILSLKDKKNVYKYLLFVTQNGVAKKVEINEFSRINNFGKIAINLDEGDKLVSVIPTVGETEILIASQNGKIVKVNENVFRSMSRSSRGVKGMGLDKNDIVISACSSYKNESVATISEKGYCKKTLISEYNIFGRGAKGIVGMKLSNKTGKFKSILPIRETDEILMISSKGKIIKIGAQDINLQSRNSTGVIGFNLENNEKITATTLEWNKGE; translated from the coding sequence ATGAGTAATATTAAACACGAACGTATTTTAGAAATGGATATTAAAAATGAAGTAGAAAAAGACTTTTTAGAATATTCTATGAGCGTTATTGTTAGTCGTGCTCTTCCTGATTTAAAAGATGGTTTAAAACCAGTTCATAGAAGAATTATTTATGCTATGAATGATTTAAAAATTACATCAGACACACCTCATAAAAAATCTGCTCGTATTGTTGGAGAAGTTATCGGTAAATATCATCCACATGGAGATTCTTCAGTTTATGAAGCTATGGTAAGAATGTCCCAAGATTTTTCATATAGATATCCTCTTGTTGAGGGACATGGTAACTTTGGATCAATTGATGGTGATGGAGCAGCTGCTATGCGTTATACTGAAGCAAGACTTGCAAAAATTACATCAGTTTTATTAAAAGATATAGATATGGATACTGTTCCATTTGTGGATAATTATGATGCTTCTGAAAAGGAACCAAAATATTTAACAGGTTATTTTCCAAATCTTCTAGTAAACGGTGCAACAGGTATTGCAGTTGGTATGGCAACAAATATACCACCACATAATTTAAAAGAAGTTATTCAAGCAATTGTTACCTATATTAAGAATGAAGAAATTACTATTGATGATATTTTAAAATATATTAAAGGACCAGATTTTCCAACAGGTGCTTTAATGACAAATGGAAAAAGCATGATCGATGGATATAAAACAGGTAGAGGTAATTTAATTATTAGATCTAAAATTGATATAGAAGAAACTAATAAAAATCAAAGAATTGTTATTAGTGAAATTCCATATCAAACAAATAAATTAAAAATTGTAGAAAAAATTGCAGAACTTTATAAAAATAAATTTATAAGTGGAATATCGGATATTAGAGATGAATCAAACTATGAAGGTATCAGAATTGTAGTTGAACTTCAAAAAAATTCTAATCCGCAATTAATTATTAAAAAATTATATAAATATACAAATTTACAATCTAATTTTGCAATTAACATGTTGTCTTTAAATAATGGAATTCCTGTTGTTTTAAATATAAGAGATATAATTAAATTTTATGTTAAATATCAAATTGAAATTATTATTAAAAGAAGTATTTTTGAAAGAAATAAATTAAAAGCAAGATTGCATATTTTGAGTGCAATCAGAATTACTTTAGATAATATAGATAAAATTATAAAAATAATTAAAGAATCTAAAACAACTGAAATAGCAAACCAAAAATTATTTGAAGAATTTGGTTTTGATGAAAAACAGTCAAAAGCAATTTTAGATATGAGACTTCAAAGATTAGTTGGGTTAGAAAGAGAAAAAATTGAGCTTGATATTAAAAATATAGAAATAAGAATTTCTGAATTAGAAGAAATTTTAGCATCAAAAGAAAAACAAAATAATCTTCTAATTGAACAACTTGAAGAAATATCTCAAAAATTTGGAGATGATAGAAGAACAAAAATTATTGAAGAAGATGAAACTCAAATTGATGAAGAAGAATTAATTCAAGATTCACAAATGTTGATAACTTTATCTGAACAAGGTTATATTAGAAGATTATCTAATGAAGAGTTCAAAACACAAAAACGTGGAGGTAAAGGAATTATAATTAATAATAATCAAGATGATAATCTTGTTATTGCTAAGATTGGTAAAATCAAAGATGATGTTTTATTTTTCACAGATGAAGGAAAAATTTATAGAATCAAAGGTTATAATATTACTCAATTTTCAAGAAATGCTAGAGGTGTTCCAATAATTAATTTTATTGGAATAAATTCTTCTGAAAAAGTTACGTCGATATTATCATTAAAAGATAAAAAAAATGTTTATAAATATTTATTGTTTGTTACTCAAAATGGAGTAGCTAAAAAAGTTGAAATTAATGAATTTAGTAGAATTAATAATTTTGGAAAAATTGCAATTAATTTAGATGAGGGAGATAAACTTGTTTCAGTTATACCAACTGTGGGAGAAACTGAAATTTTGATTGCCTCTCAAAATGGAAAAATAGTTAAAGTAAATGAAAATGTATTTAGGTCAATGTCTAGATCTTCAAGAGGAGTTAAAGGCATGGGGTTAGATAAAAATGATATTGTTATATCAGCATGCTCTAGTTATAAAAATGAATCAGTAGCAACTATATCAGAAAAGGGATATTGTAAAAAAACACTGATAAGTGAATATAACATTTTTGGTCGAGGTGCTAAAGGTATTGTAGGAATGAAGTTAAGCAACAAAACTGGTAAATTTAAATCAATTCTTCCTATTAGAGAAACTGATGAAATTTTAATGATATCTTCAAAAGGTAAAATTATAAAAATAGGAGCTCAAGATATTAATCTTCAATCTAGAAACTCTACAGGAGTTATTGGATTTAATTTAGAAAATAATGAAAAAATTACAGCAACAACATTAGAATGAAATAAAGGTGAGTAA
- the serS gene encoding serine--tRNA ligase, translated as MLDVNKIENDFEKICLDLSKRNKNFKKEINEIIKLNQLRKKITFEVEELKSQKNKVSKDIGIFIKNNNQKEIEKLKNSISEIINKIEKLDSNLKEIKEELNLKLSYIPNIPNENIPLGKDDEENLEIKKWSSKELKIGGEAHWEIASKLGLVDFELGSKLSGSRFVVYTDKGAKIIRALTDILITIHTQNGYKEMWLPLIVNKENMYGTGQLPKFEEDAYKLEEQYLIPTSEVPLTNTVRDKILEKNDLPLYLTAFTQCFRKEAGSAGKDTKGMIRLHQFNKVEMVKITDSKSSYDELEKMLLDAEKCLQLFNLPYRVVELCGGDIGFSSAKTYDLEVWFPNQNKYREISSCSNCLDFQARRIKTRYKSDEGKNKYVHTLNGSGLAIDRLFAAIIENYYDGEKLIIPDILKPYFNNLEFIK; from the coding sequence ATGTTAGACGTAAATAAAATAGAAAATGATTTTGAAAAAATTTGTTTAGATTTATCAAAAAGAAATAAAAATTTTAAAAAAGAAATAAATGAAATTATAAAATTAAATCAACTTAGAAAGAAAATAACTTTTGAAGTTGAAGAATTAAAATCTCAAAAAAATAAAGTTTCAAAAGATATTGGAATTTTTATAAAAAATAATAATCAAAAAGAAATAGAAAAATTAAAAAATAGCATTTCAGAAATTATTAATAAGATTGAAAAATTAGATTCAAATTTAAAAGAAATTAAAGAGGAACTAAATTTAAAATTAAGTTATATTCCAAATATTCCAAATGAAAATATTCCTTTAGGAAAAGATGATGAAGAAAATTTAGAAATTAAAAAATGAAGTTCAAAAGAATTAAAAATTGGTGGAGAGGCTCATTGAGAAATTGCTTCAAAGTTAGGTTTAGTTGATTTTGAATTAGGTTCAAAATTGTCTGGATCAAGATTTGTAGTTTATACAGATAAGGGAGCAAAAATTATTAGAGCTCTTACAGATATATTAATTACAATACATACACAAAATGGATATAAGGAAATGTGACTTCCATTAATTGTTAACAAAGAAAACATGTATGGAACAGGACAGCTTCCAAAATTTGAAGAGGATGCATATAAATTAGAAGAACAATATTTAATACCAACATCAGAAGTTCCTTTGACAAATACTGTAAGAGATAAAATTTTAGAGAAAAATGATTTACCACTTTATTTAACTGCTTTTACACAATGTTTTAGAAAAGAAGCAGGTAGTGCAGGAAAAGATACAAAGGGAATGATAAGATTACATCAATTTAATAAAGTTGAAATGGTTAAAATAACAGACAGTAAATCTTCATATGATGAATTAGAAAAAATGTTATTAGATGCAGAAAAATGTTTGCAACTATTTAATTTACCATATAGGGTTGTTGAATTATGTGGTGGAGATATAGGATTTTCATCTGCAAAAACTTATGATCTTGAAGTTTGATTTCCTAATCAAAATAAATATAGAGAAATATCATCATGTTCAAATTGTTTGGATTTTCAAGCAAGAAGAATTAAAACAAGATATAAAAGTGATGAAGGTAAAAATAAATATGTTCATACATTAAATGGTTCTGGATTAGCAATAGATAGATTATTTGCAGCTATTATTGAAAATTATTATGATGGAGAAAAATTAATAATTCCAGATATTTTAAAACCTTATTTTAATAATTTAGAGTTTATTAAATAA
- a CDS encoding nucleoside deaminase — translation MELIFNTLFKELKKCTRSKDVPVAALIIDKNNKIIVKCFNSRQKKYNFVNHAEIRVLNKMFKKTKNKNLSDYILVTTLKPCLMCITVIEQSNIKEVLYYLENIKCNYSILETNLNFKKIGNDKQMKIFEKELKNFFLNLRK, via the coding sequence ATGGAATTAATTTTTAATACACTTTTTAAGGAGTTAAAAAAATGCACTAGGAGTAAAGATGTACCTGTAGCTGCATTAATAATAGATAAAAATAATAAAATAATAGTTAAGTGTTTTAATAGCAGACAGAAAAAATATAATTTTGTTAATCATGCAGAGATAAGAGTTTTAAATAAAATGTTTAAAAAAACAAAAAATAAAAATTTATCTGATTATATATTGGTAACAACATTAAAGCCTTGTTTAATGTGTATTACAGTTATTGAACAATCTAATATAAAAGAAGTATTATATTATCTTGAAAATATAAAATGTAACTATAGTATATTAGAAACAAATCTAAATTTTAAAAAAATTGGTAATGATAAGCAAATGAAAATTTTTGAAAAGGAATTAAAAAATTTTTTCTTAAATTTGAGAAAATAA
- the dnaX gene encoding DNA polymerase III subunit gamma/tau, translated as MENKKSLYREYRPKNFDQVAGHEGIKEILISQIKLNSFGHALLFSGQRGTGKTSVAKIFSKIVNCQNLNGYNPCDKCLSCNEFNNNAHADIFEIDAASNNGVEEIRNIKANVSLMPNFSKYKVYIIDEVHMLSNSAFNALLKTLEEPPRHVIFVLATTEFSKIPSTIISRCQLFNFKRIDQKSLENKISEICNAEGKQITKEALNEIYYISDGSLRDALNYLEQSLIISVNEVSTEVLKKIFYISTKNEKINIIKNVIEGNSKEIIDYFEISNNQGIDFQTMTLSLLDILKEIIEIKLTGDYQFLVNLTQNDFEYFKDKKIELLFNLSDNIADSYTKSKNSNISFQYILINILKTISNNKLISLIKKDNNLSKNKINFVNKVESSKKANHMEEVRNNIQEFFNSEDDSKFLKLQMKLLISESYLYKKNINFSNDQIINVLVGANKQIRSYYDEKFSLILSEESINQNSEFIENFIMFFGSKITAASNDSIILVCEERTISKWINNRMQNEKIRDSVFKYFEREIKIISIDKKRWAEIKIDFMERKQNNNLESYKEIDVKDFYDNLISETDEKENEYLKRAKELLGSKNIKVVN; from the coding sequence ATGGAAAATAAAAAATCACTTTATAGAGAATACAGACCTAAAAATTTTGATCAAGTTGCTGGACATGAAGGTATAAAAGAAATATTAATTTCTCAAATAAAATTAAATTCATTTGGTCATGCTTTATTATTTTCTGGTCAAAGAGGAACTGGGAAAACATCTGTAGCTAAGATTTTTTCTAAAATTGTCAACTGTCAAAATCTAAATGGATATAATCCCTGTGATAAATGTTTAAGTTGTAATGAGTTTAATAATAATGCTCATGCTGATATTTTTGAAATTGATGCTGCTTCAAATAATGGCGTAGAGGAAATTAGAAATATTAAAGCAAATGTATCACTAATGCCTAATTTCTCTAAATATAAAGTTTATATTATTGATGAAGTTCATATGTTGTCAAACTCTGCTTTTAATGCTTTATTAAAAACTTTAGAAGAACCACCTAGACACGTAATTTTTGTTTTAGCTACAACAGAGTTTTCAAAAATTCCTTCTACAATAATTTCAAGATGCCAATTATTTAATTTTAAAAGAATTGATCAAAAATCTTTAGAAAATAAAATTTCTGAAATTTGTAATGCAGAAGGAAAACAAATAACAAAAGAAGCACTTAATGAAATATATTATATTTCTGATGGTTCATTAAGAGATGCTTTAAATTATTTAGAACAATCTTTAATAATTTCAGTTAATGAAGTATCTACTGAAGTTTTAAAAAAAATATTTTATATTTCAACTAAAAATGAAAAAATTAATATTATTAAAAATGTTATTGAAGGAAATTCAAAAGAAATAATAGATTATTTTGAAATATCTAATAATCAAGGAATAGATTTTCAAACTATGACTTTAAGTTTACTTGATATTTTAAAGGAAATAATTGAGATTAAATTAACAGGTGATTATCAATTTTTAGTAAATTTAACTCAAAATGATTTTGAATATTTTAAGGACAAAAAAATAGAACTATTATTTAATTTATCAGATAATATTGCTGATTCTTATACAAAATCTAAAAATTCAAATATAAGTTTTCAATATATTTTAATTAATATATTGAAAACTATTTCAAATAATAAACTTATAAGTTTAATAAAAAAAGATAATAATTTATCAAAAAATAAAATAAATTTTGTTAATAAAGTCGAATCTTCTAAAAAAGCAAATCATATGGAAGAAGTTAGAAATAATATACAAGAATTTTTTAATTCTGAAGATGATTCTAAATTTTTGAAATTACAAATGAAGTTATTAATTTCAGAATCTTATCTTTATAAAAAAAATATCAATTTTTCTAATGATCAAATAATAAATGTTCTTGTTGGTGCAAATAAACAAATTAGAAGTTATTATGATGAAAAATTTAGTTTAATTTTAAGTGAAGAATCTATAAATCAAAATTCAGAATTTATTGAAAATTTTATAATGTTTTTTGGATCAAAAATTACAGCTGCAAGTAATGATTCAATAATTTTAGTTTGTGAAGAAAGAACTATTTCAAAATGAATAAATAACAGAATGCAAAATGAAAAAATTAGAGATTCAGTTTTTAAATATTTTGAAAGGGAAATAAAAATTATATCTATAGATAAAAAAAGATGAGCGGAAATAAAAATTGATTTTATGGAAAGAAAGCAAAATAATAATCTTGAATCTTATAAAGAAATCGATGTAAAAGATTTTTATGATAATTTAATTTCAGAAACTGATGAAAAA